In one Alphaproteobacteria bacterium SS10 genomic region, the following are encoded:
- the lhgO gene encoding L-2-hydroxyglutarate oxidase — protein MNETTDILIIGAGIIGMATALELQARNPKTKITVLEKEAGPAAHQSGHNSGVIHAGVYYAPGSLKAQFCRAGVPATEAFCAEHGVAHERLGKLIVATNDAEVARMKKLGERARQNSIVIEDVDEAGIRQIEPHINGLAALYSPSTGIADYKRMTEVMAKLFTARGGEVRYGEQVRTGTETQSAVLVGTDKALIDADRVVVCAGLHSDRLIRAFGYKPGYRVIPFRGEYFRLQNQPEDLVRHLIYPVPDPERPFLGVHITRKLDGGFTVGPNAVLAFKREGYRLADISARDMASTLSYGGFWRMLAQNASSAISELTASASRRLYLKQVRKYCSRIQLADLTHYPAGVRAQAVAPDGKIIDDFLFVESERCLHVGNAPSPAATSAIPIAEYIADRLEEGRA, from the coding sequence ATGAATGAAACGACAGACATACTGATCATTGGTGCTGGCATCATCGGGATGGCGACAGCGCTTGAGCTGCAGGCCCGTAACCCCAAGACAAAGATCACCGTGCTGGAGAAAGAGGCTGGCCCCGCCGCCCATCAATCCGGCCACAACTCTGGCGTTATCCATGCCGGTGTCTACTACGCCCCCGGCAGTCTGAAGGCGCAATTCTGCCGTGCTGGCGTTCCCGCAACCGAAGCTTTCTGCGCCGAACATGGCGTTGCCCACGAGCGCCTGGGCAAACTCATCGTCGCAACCAATGACGCCGAGGTCGCCCGGATGAAGAAGCTGGGCGAGCGGGCGCGGCAAAATAGTATCGTGATTGAGGATGTTGATGAGGCGGGCATCAGGCAGATAGAGCCGCATATCAACGGCCTCGCGGCCCTCTACTCCCCCTCCACCGGTATCGCTGATTACAAGCGCATGACCGAGGTCATGGCCAAGCTGTTTACCGCCCGTGGCGGTGAGGTGAGATATGGCGAGCAGGTGCGTACCGGCACGGAAACCCAATCAGCTGTGCTGGTTGGTACTGATAAGGCGCTGATTGATGCGGACCGCGTTGTTGTCTGTGCCGGCCTTCACTCTGATCGGCTAATCCGTGCCTTCGGCTATAAGCCCGGTTATCGGGTGATCCCGTTTAGGGGCGAGTACTTCCGGCTCCAGAACCAGCCAGAGGATTTGGTCCGGCACCTGATTTACCCGGTCCCGGATCCAGAGCGTCCGTTCCTTGGTGTACACATCACGCGTAAGCTGGATGGTGGTTTCACCGTCGGCCCTAACGCAGTTCTGGCGTTTAAGCGTGAGGGATATCGTCTGGCCGATATCTCAGCCCGAGATATGGCGTCCACGCTGAGCTATGGTGGGTTCTGGCGCATGTTGGCGCAGAACGCCTCCTCCGCTATCTCAGAGCTCACGGCATCGGCCTCTAGGCGGCTCTACCTCAAACAAGTACGCAAATACTGCTCGCGCATCCAACTGGCCGACCTTACCCACTACCCGGCCGGGGTTCGGGCCCAGGCAGTGGCGCCCGATGGCAAGATCATTGATGACTTCCTGTTTGTTGAGAGTGAGCGGTGCCTGCACGTCGGCAACGCCCCTTCACCCGCCGCGACGTCGGCCATACCAATTGCCGAGTATATTGCTGATCGACTTGAAGAGGGCCGCGCTTAG
- a CDS encoding GlxA family transcriptional regulator produces MTNEDFAAEIGLLIYPDCQLSAVHGLTDLFRIAGDWAEGGRQVVRVTHWQGQDEGLPNCIWDSHPGSAHKLDYVITPPSIVMPERMQPMPQEAAWLNAQHQSGSRVCSICAGAFVLAESGLLQGRRVTTHWAFAKELAERHGDIDVADRDLVLDDGDIISAGGILAWTDLGLTLVERFFGRSTMLSTARFLVIQPPRATQLPYTDFIPNFDHGDAAILRVQHHIHADLQVPLKSDALSEIAGLGLRTFMRRFAKATTLNPNLYVQQARIAKARSILELTDHPVDQISWEVGYKDPSAFSKTFQRLSGMSASEYRKNFGAMRG; encoded by the coding sequence ATGACAAATGAGGATTTTGCCGCGGAAATCGGCCTTCTGATCTATCCCGACTGCCAACTTTCGGCCGTCCACGGTTTGACCGACCTGTTTCGGATTGCGGGCGATTGGGCTGAAGGCGGTAGGCAAGTCGTGCGGGTCACGCATTGGCAAGGTCAGGACGAAGGGCTGCCAAACTGTATCTGGGATAGCCACCCCGGGTCGGCGCACAAACTTGACTATGTCATCACGCCGCCGAGCATCGTGATGCCAGAGCGGATGCAGCCCATGCCACAGGAAGCCGCATGGTTGAACGCTCAACATCAAAGTGGAAGTCGTGTCTGCTCAATCTGCGCTGGTGCCTTTGTATTGGCCGAAAGCGGCTTGCTGCAGGGGCGACGAGTGACAACACACTGGGCTTTTGCCAAAGAGTTGGCGGAACGTCATGGGGATATCGACGTCGCCGATCGTGACCTGGTTCTAGATGATGGCGATATTATCTCTGCAGGTGGCATTCTTGCCTGGACAGATCTGGGTCTAACGCTGGTTGAACGTTTCTTTGGCCGTAGCACGATGCTGTCAACAGCCCGGTTTCTGGTGATCCAGCCGCCGCGCGCAACGCAGTTGCCTTACACCGATTTCATTCCAAATTTCGATCACGGGGACGCGGCCATATTGCGCGTGCAGCACCATATCCACGCCGATCTACAAGTACCGCTGAAGTCGGATGCCCTTTCAGAAATTGCTGGCCTGGGATTGCGGACATTCATGCGTCGATTTGCAAAGGCCACGACGCTGAACCCAAATCTGTACGTTCAACAAGCGCGTATCGCGAAAGCTCGCAGTATTCTCGAGTTAACGGATCATCCGGTGGATCAGATCTCTTGGGAAGTGGGCTACAAGGACCCGTCCGCCTTCAGCAAAACCTTTCAGCGGCTTTCTGGAATGTCAGCTTCAGAGTACCGAAAGAACTTCGGCGCGATGCGTGGCTAA
- a CDS encoding alpha/beta hydrolase, with amino-acid sequence MSTIEARDGTKIFYKDWGPRDAQPIVFHHGWPLSSDDWDNQMLFFLAKGYRVIAHDRRGHGRSDQTDLGHDMATYSNDVVDLAAALNLKNAIHVGHSTGGGEVAAYVAKAEPGRVAKAALLGAIPPLMLATDTNPDGVPLEVFDGLRTALAANRAQFFIDVPSGPFYGFNREGVEVSQGLINNWWRQGMMGSASAHYQCVAVFSETDQTDDLKAMNVPTLVMHGADDQVVPIGNSAEKAVKLLPNGKLKVYPGLSHGFFATHPDLVNADLLDFVKS; translated from the coding sequence ATGTCAACAATCGAAGCCCGCGACGGAACAAAGATCTTTTACAAGGATTGGGGCCCACGTGACGCGCAGCCCATAGTCTTTCACCATGGTTGGCCGTTGAGCAGCGACGACTGGGATAACCAGATGCTGTTCTTCCTGGCCAAAGGATATCGGGTGATCGCCCATGATCGACGCGGGCATGGCCGATCTGATCAGACTGACCTTGGCCATGATATGGCGACCTACTCGAACGACGTGGTGGACCTCGCCGCAGCGCTTAATTTGAAAAACGCGATCCATGTCGGTCACTCGACAGGGGGCGGTGAAGTTGCCGCTTATGTCGCCAAGGCGGAACCAGGCCGCGTCGCCAAAGCAGCCCTTCTGGGCGCTATTCCGCCACTGATGCTGGCGACCGACACGAACCCCGACGGGGTCCCATTAGAGGTCTTTGACGGCTTACGTACCGCGCTTGCCGCCAACCGGGCTCAATTCTTCATCGATGTGCCATCCGGTCCATTCTATGGCTTCAACCGTGAGGGTGTCGAAGTCAGCCAAGGTTTGATCAACAACTGGTGGCGTCAGGGCATGATGGGATCCGCCTCAGCACACTATCAGTGCGTCGCCGTATTTTCGGAAACAGATCAAACCGACGACCTGAAAGCAATGAATGTACCGACGCTCGTCATGCATGGCGCTGACGACCAGGTTGTTCCGATCGGGAACTCAGCTGAAAAAGCGGTCAAGCTTCTGCCAAACGGTAAACTGAAGGTCTATCCAGGTTTATCGCACGGCTTCTTTGCCACCCATCCTGATCTCGTGAATGCCGATCTTCTGGACTTTGTGAAGAGCTAG
- the dusA gene encoding tRNA dihydrouridine(20/20a) synthase DusA, with protein sequence MGNISQNAHLSCAPMMDWTDRHQRRFMRAIAPRTLLFTEMVTSGAILHGDQERHLAYSTEEHPIALQLGGSEPDDLARATEIANGYGYDEINLNCGCPSDRVQSGRFGACLMEEPEHVAKLVKAMAGATDTPVTVKCRIGIDDSDTGPFLDRFVDAVIEAGANRLYIHARKAWLKGLSPKENRDVPPLDYDRVRALKARLPEIEIVLNGGLSSLGEIEAAIVPKGDLPALDGVMIGREAYQNPLFMAAAEQALFGASVTEPPSKILNGLDSYVAERIAAGTPLKSITRHLMGLMNGRPGARAWRRFLSAIPQSPEIGWADVVEKAAEIDAGVTGRQAA encoded by the coding sequence ATGGGCAATATATCCCAAAATGCACACTTAAGCTGCGCCCCAATGATGGATTGGACCGACCGCCATCAGCGACGTTTCATGCGGGCTATCGCCCCACGCACACTGCTGTTTACCGAGATGGTGACCAGCGGTGCGATCCTGCATGGTGATCAAGAGCGGCATCTTGCTTACTCAACTGAGGAGCACCCCATCGCCCTGCAACTTGGCGGGTCTGAGCCAGATGATCTGGCCCGGGCGACCGAGATTGCCAATGGCTATGGTTATGATGAGATCAATCTGAACTGTGGTTGCCCATCTGACCGCGTTCAATCCGGTCGGTTTGGTGCCTGCCTCATGGAAGAGCCAGAGCATGTGGCAAAACTGGTCAAGGCCATGGCTGGTGCCACGGATACACCGGTCACCGTCAAATGCCGCATTGGGATTGATGACAGCGATACCGGCCCATTCCTGGACCGGTTTGTTGATGCGGTTATCGAGGCGGGGGCTAATCGCCTATACATTCATGCGCGAAAAGCCTGGCTTAAAGGTCTGAGCCCAAAGGAAAATCGTGATGTTCCGCCACTGGACTATGACCGGGTTCGCGCCCTAAAAGCGCGGCTGCCGGAAATCGAAATCGTTCTAAATGGCGGGCTGAGTAGCCTTGGTGAGATTGAGGCTGCCATCGTGCCTAAAGGTGATCTACCGGCACTGGACGGCGTGATGATCGGGCGTGAGGCCTATCAGAACCCACTCTTCATGGCAGCGGCCGAGCAAGCGCTGTTTGGCGCAAGCGTCACCGAGCCACCCAGCAAAATCCTGAATGGCCTAGACAGCTATGTGGCTGAACGGATCGCGGCTGGGACACCACTGAAAAGCATTACCCGCCACCTTATGGGCCTGATGAATGGCCGCCCGGGCGCGCGGGCTTGGCGTCGCTTCCTCTCCGCGATACCGCAAAGCCCAGAGATTGGCTGGGCAGACGTGGTCGAAAAGGCCGCAGAGATTGATGCTGGGGTAACCGGCAGGCAAGCCGCGTAA
- the moaA gene encoding GTP 3',8-cyclase MoaA — MLDQPSTMMDPATAPLIDPFQRAISYLRVSVTDRCDLRCVYCMAEDMTFLPKREVLSLEELDRLCSIFIGLGVRKLRLTGGEPLVRRNIMTLIQSLSRHLASGQLDELTLTTNATQLHRFADQLADAGVRRVNVSLDTLNAEKFERITRWGDLDRVKAGIAAAQKAGLKIKINAVALRGENDDEFDDLVTWCGDEGFGLTFIEVMPMGELGEGQRLDQYMPLSMVRAKLRQRWTLTDLPDRTAGPARYMRVEETGGRLGFITPLTHNFCESCNRVRLTCTGQLYMCLGQDDHADLRNALRGSENDQLVADAIREAITRKPKGHDFIIDRRSRNQAVDRHMSTTGG, encoded by the coding sequence ATGCTCGATCAGCCTAGCACCATGATGGACCCGGCCACCGCGCCGCTTATCGACCCGTTTCAACGGGCGATCAGCTATCTGCGTGTTTCGGTCACTGATCGATGCGACCTCCGCTGCGTCTACTGTATGGCCGAGGATATGACCTTCCTGCCTAAGCGGGAGGTATTGAGCCTGGAAGAGCTGGATCGCCTCTGCTCCATCTTCATTGGCCTTGGTGTGCGTAAGCTGCGCCTAACCGGCGGCGAGCCTTTGGTCCGCCGAAACATCATGACGCTGATCCAAAGCCTGTCGCGCCATCTGGCGAGTGGGCAATTGGATGAACTAACCCTGACCACCAACGCCACCCAGCTGCATCGCTTTGCCGATCAACTGGCCGATGCCGGGGTGCGCCGGGTCAATGTCAGCCTCGACACCCTGAACGCTGAGAAGTTTGAGCGGATCACCCGCTGGGGCGATCTGGACCGTGTTAAGGCTGGCATCGCAGCGGCTCAGAAGGCCGGACTTAAGATTAAGATCAACGCCGTTGCCCTGCGCGGTGAGAATGATGACGAGTTCGATGATTTGGTCACCTGGTGCGGGGATGAGGGGTTTGGCCTCACCTTTATCGAGGTGATGCCGATGGGTGAGCTTGGTGAGGGGCAACGCCTCGATCAATACATGCCGCTATCCATGGTGCGGGCCAAGCTTCGCCAACGCTGGACACTGACCGACCTGCCGGATCGAACGGCGGGGCCGGCGCGTTACATGCGGGTTGAGGAAACCGGCGGGCGCTTGGGCTTTATCACCCCCCTCACCCACAACTTCTGTGAGAGCTGCAACCGGGTCCGCCTGACCTGTACGGGTCAGCTCTATATGTGCCTGGGCCAGGATGATCACGCCGATCTGCGCAATGCCCTACGCGGCAGTGAGAATGATCAATTGGTTGCCGATGCCATCCGTGAGGCAATCACGCGCAAGCCCAAGGGT